Proteins encoded within one genomic window of Nitrospina gracilis 3/211:
- a CDS encoding NADH-quinone oxidoreductase subunit C, with the protein MSTEIIDKIKAKFGDKVKDSHNFRGDQTVVVDKACVYEVAQYLRDEPSLDMNFLMDLTAVDYLDKKKVRFEVVYHFFSLKHNHRFRVKAPVDEEECILDSVVPLYHSANWYEREVWDMYGIKFKGHPNLKRILMYEGFKGHPLRKDYPINKRQPLIGPLN; encoded by the coding sequence ATGAGCACTGAAATCATCGACAAAATCAAAGCCAAGTTCGGCGACAAGGTGAAAGACTCGCACAATTTCCGCGGCGACCAGACGGTGGTGGTGGACAAGGCCTGCGTCTATGAAGTGGCGCAGTATCTGCGGGACGAGCCTTCACTGGATATGAATTTTCTGATGGACCTGACGGCGGTCGATTACCTGGACAAAAAGAAGGTTCGTTTCGAGGTCGTGTATCACTTCTTTTCGCTCAAACACAACCACCGCTTCCGTGTGAAAGCGCCGGTGGACGAGGAGGAATGCATCCTCGATTCCGTAGTGCCTCTGTACCATTCCGCGAACTGGTACGAACGCGAAGTGTGGGACATGTATGGCATCAAGTTCAAAGGGCACCCGAACCTCAAGCGGATTCTCATGTATGAAGGCTTTAAAGGACATCCGCTACGCAAAGACTACCCCATCAACAAACGACAGCCGTTGATCGGTCCGCTGAACTGA
- a CDS encoding NADH-quinone oxidoreductase subunit A, producing MLDSYTGAAILLFFATAIAVGMVVATSLLGPKREFADKMEPFECGESQIVSPYQRFSVKFYLVAVLFILFDIEAVFLFPWAILYKKLGLFGLVEMVLFLIILGIGLTYVWIRGGLDWE from the coding sequence ATGCTTGACAGCTACACAGGCGCAGCTATCCTTTTGTTTTTTGCCACAGCCATTGCCGTGGGCATGGTGGTGGCCACCTCCCTCCTCGGGCCCAAACGCGAATTCGCGGACAAAATGGAACCGTTTGAGTGTGGAGAAAGCCAGATTGTCTCGCCATATCAACGGTTTTCCGTCAAGTTTTACCTCGTGGCGGTGCTGTTCATCCTTTTCGACATTGAGGCCGTTTTCCTGTTCCCCTGGGCCATTCTCTACAAAAAGCTCGGCCTGTTCGGGCTGGTGGAAATGGTTTTGTTCCTTATTATTCTTGGGATCGGGCTGACCTATGTCTGGATCCGGGGGGGCCTGGACTGGGAATGA
- a CDS encoding lipid A deacylase LpxR family protein, producing MKRKRGEGELNGKKGMAGRLLAAGLLIATCLGGVTPVPAAAQPGMDCPEYFFNATDANDFFFGRTDRHFTQGLRLSLVERRFNKKRPDYDSHIKDNCTSERLPVRISRGVAGFFTGLAHKIGEATLEKGLGFEFETASFIVGHNIYTPEDLSKTGLISRDRPYAGWFYIGFGFFDENKRQVLEWDDVSVLDSVEIDLGVIGPASGGERVQRTWHELIDDEDPKGWHNQLHNEFALLISYDRKYRLPLWKEDGILPAGDWIPGGGVALGNVFTYVALGGIMRVGYNLPADYGPPRIRPGTQGSDFFETGAGRDRKRLMAYLYMGLEGRAIAQNIFLDGNTFRTSHAVNKRYLVGDWQFGGALAYDCIRLAYTQVFRSQEFKGQFEPDVFGSVTLSVRF from the coding sequence ATGAAGCGGAAAAGGGGAGAGGGGGAACTAAATGGAAAAAAGGGGATGGCGGGACGCCTGCTCGCCGCAGGCCTTCTGATTGCCACCTGCCTGGGCGGAGTCACTCCGGTCCCGGCCGCGGCCCAGCCGGGCATGGATTGTCCGGAATACTTCTTCAACGCCACCGACGCCAACGATTTCTTCTTTGGCCGAACCGACCGCCACTTCACCCAGGGCCTGCGGTTGTCCCTCGTGGAACGCCGGTTCAACAAGAAAAGGCCCGATTACGACTCCCATATAAAGGATAACTGCACGTCAGAGCGACTGCCTGTCCGTATCAGCAGGGGGGTGGCCGGATTTTTCACCGGACTGGCGCACAAAATCGGTGAGGCGACGCTGGAGAAGGGGCTGGGTTTTGAGTTTGAAACGGCGAGCTTCATCGTCGGCCACAACATCTACACGCCGGAGGATCTGTCGAAAACCGGACTCATCAGCCGCGACCGCCCGTATGCCGGATGGTTCTATATCGGGTTCGGATTTTTTGATGAAAACAAACGGCAGGTGTTGGAATGGGACGACGTGTCCGTTCTGGATTCGGTGGAGATCGACCTCGGTGTGATCGGTCCCGCCTCGGGCGGAGAGCGGGTGCAACGCACGTGGCACGAGCTGATCGACGACGAGGACCCGAAAGGTTGGCACAACCAGCTCCACAACGAGTTCGCACTGCTGATTTCCTACGACCGCAAGTACCGCCTCCCTTTATGGAAAGAAGACGGCATTCTGCCGGCGGGCGACTGGATTCCCGGCGGCGGGGTGGCGCTGGGCAATGTGTTCACCTATGTCGCGCTGGGCGGCATCATGCGGGTGGGATACAACCTGCCCGCGGATTACGGCCCGCCGCGCATCCGTCCCGGCACGCAGGGTTCCGACTTTTTTGAAACGGGGGCCGGACGCGACCGCAAACGGCTGATGGCGTACCTGTATATGGGATTGGAAGGCCGGGCGATCGCGCAGAACATCTTTCTCGACGGCAATACCTTCCGCACCAGCCACGCGGTGAACAAACGGTACCTGGTGGGCGACTGGCAGTTCGGCGGCGCGCTCGCCTACGACTGCATCCGCCTGGCGTACACGCAGGTGTTCCGCTCGCAGGAATTCAAAGGCCAGTTCGAACCCGACGTCTTCGGCTCGGTGACGCTGTCGGTGCGGTTTTAG
- a CDS encoding NnrS family protein → MQDSCKSPTAHPFLRNGFRPFFLLGALYSVTNLLIWGGFFAGHRPPPTFMLDPIQWHAHEMVFGFTIAIVAGFLLTAVANWTGRNPAGPMHLAGLSLLWLAGRVVMQFDLGLPEIAIILIEGSFILALALTLSFPLLKSWNKRNFVFLVLLSILLACDMTFLVTKENPSLYVAVMIIVALISLIGGRVIPSFTVAALHQRGEKARQVPQEKLDILALLSLALIILVLIFEGKEGMFLAGASFVSAIIHAMRMRHYHTHRILGDPMALILHIGYIWVIAGLILTGFSALGLVSFPIALHAFTAGAIGSMTLGMMSRVPLAHTGRTVRATRLTLLSFILLQGSALMRVFGLILVPEHTVNWIMGSATLWAFCYAFYILAYTPILWKPELARRGV, encoded by the coding sequence ATGCAGGATTCATGCAAAAGCCCAACGGCCCACCCCTTTCTGCGGAACGGGTTTCGCCCTTTCTTCCTTTTGGGAGCGCTGTACAGCGTGACCAACCTGCTCATCTGGGGCGGTTTTTTTGCCGGACACCGGCCGCCGCCGACATTCATGCTGGACCCCATTCAGTGGCATGCGCATGAAATGGTCTTTGGGTTCACCATCGCCATCGTTGCGGGATTTCTGCTCACCGCCGTCGCCAACTGGACGGGGCGGAATCCCGCAGGCCCCATGCATCTCGCGGGATTGTCCCTCCTCTGGCTGGCCGGACGGGTAGTCATGCAGTTTGATCTGGGACTGCCGGAGATCGCCATCATCCTTATTGAAGGATCATTTATCCTGGCGCTGGCCCTCACCCTGTCCTTTCCGCTCCTCAAAAGCTGGAACAAACGCAATTTCGTGTTTCTGGTTTTGCTCAGTATCCTGCTGGCATGCGACATGACCTTCCTGGTCACGAAAGAAAATCCCTCTCTTTACGTTGCGGTGATGATCATCGTCGCTTTGATATCCCTGATTGGCGGACGCGTGATTCCCTCCTTCACCGTTGCGGCCCTGCATCAGCGCGGGGAAAAAGCCCGACAGGTGCCCCAGGAAAAGCTGGACATACTGGCGCTTTTATCGCTGGCTTTGATTATTCTCGTTCTGATATTTGAAGGTAAGGAGGGAATGTTTCTGGCCGGCGCTTCTTTTGTTTCCGCAATCATACATGCTATGCGCATGCGGCATTACCACACCCATCGAATTCTGGGGGATCCGATGGCCCTGATCCTGCACATTGGCTATATCTGGGTGATTGCAGGGTTGATCTTAACGGGGTTTTCCGCACTGGGTTTGGTTTCCTTCCCCATTGCGTTGCATGCTTTTACGGCCGGGGCGATCGGTTCCATGACGCTCGGCATGATGTCCCGCGTGCCGCTGGCCCATACCGGGCGAACCGTGCGCGCCACCAGGCTGACCCTGTTGAGTTTCATCCTGTTGCAGGGATCGGCCCTGATGCGGGTGTTCGGCTTGATTCTGGTACCCGAACACACCGTCAACTGGATCATGGGTTCTGCCACTCTCTGGGCATTTTGTTATGCTTTTTATATTCTGGCCTACACCCCGATCCTATGGAAACCCGAGCTCGCACGTCGGGGCGTTTAA